One Borreliella chilensis DNA window includes the following coding sequences:
- a CDS encoding ABC transporter substrate-binding protein — MKYIKIALMITIFALIACTNNQKKEKIVFRVSNLNEPSSLDPQLSTDLYSTNIITNLFLGLAVKDSQTGKYKPGLAKSWDISGNGSIYTFHLREDIVWSDGVAITAEEIKKSYLRILNKKTAALYANLVKSAIKNAQEYFDETVSESELGIKAIDSKTLEITLTSPKPYFPDMLTNSAYIPVPIHIIEKYGENWTNPENMVVSGAYKLKERSINDKIVIEKNEKYYNTKNVEIDEVIFYPIEGNVAYNMYINGEIDFLQGAEKNNLEEIKIRDDYYSGSKNAMAYIAFNTTIKPLDNLKVRQALSLAIDRKTLSKIVLKGSSDPTRNLTPKFDNYSYGKNLILFDPENAKKLLAEAGYPDGKGFPRLKYKISTNGGSSIATEFLQEQFKKILNINIEIENEEWTTFLGSRRSGNYQISSVGWIGDYSDPLTFFESLFTTENHSFGSYQYSNKEYDALIAKSNLELDPIKRQDILREAEAIIVEKDFPMAPLYIPKAHYLFRNDKWTGWTPNVSESYLYEDIKTKK; from the coding sequence ATGAAATACATAAAAATAGCTTTAATGATAACTATTTTTGCATTAATAGCCTGTACTAATAATCAGAAAAAAGAAAAAATAGTTTTTAGAGTGTCAAACTTAAACGAACCATCATCACTTGATCCTCAACTCTCAACAGACCTTTATTCTACCAATATAATTACAAACCTATTCTTAGGCCTAGCAGTAAAAGATTCACAAACCGGAAAATATAAACCGGGACTTGCAAAAAGCTGGGACATTTCTGGCAATGGGAGTATTTACACATTCCACTTAAGAGAAGATATAGTTTGGAGCGATGGAGTTGCAATTACTGCTGAAGAGATAAAAAAATCCTATCTAAGAATTTTAAATAAAAAAACAGCTGCATTGTATGCTAATTTAGTAAAATCCGCAATAAAAAATGCACAAGAATATTTTGATGAAACAGTTTCTGAGTCTGAACTGGGCATAAAAGCAATTGACAGCAAAACCCTAGAAATAACATTGACATCTCCAAAACCTTATTTTCCTGACATGCTAACAAATTCAGCATACATACCAGTCCCAATACACATTATTGAGAAATATGGAGAAAATTGGACAAATCCTGAAAATATGGTTGTTAGCGGTGCATACAAGCTCAAAGAAAGATCAATTAACGATAAAATCGTAATAGAAAAAAATGAAAAATATTACAATACTAAAAATGTAGAAATTGATGAAGTAATATTTTATCCAATAGAAGGCAATGTAGCTTACAATATGTACATAAATGGTGAAATCGATTTTCTTCAAGGAGCAGAAAAAAATAATTTAGAAGAAATTAAAATAAGAGATGATTATTACTCAGGATCAAAAAACGCAATGGCATACATAGCATTCAATACAACCATAAAACCACTAGACAATTTAAAAGTTCGACAAGCACTCTCTCTTGCTATTGATAGAAAAACTTTGTCTAAAATAGTTTTAAAAGGAAGTTCAGACCCAACAAGAAATTTAACTCCAAAATTTGATAATTACTCTTATGGAAAGAATTTAATATTATTTGATCCTGAGAATGCAAAAAAACTTTTAGCTGAAGCTGGATATCCTGATGGAAAAGGATTCCCTAGGTTAAAATATAAAATCTCAACAAATGGGGGAAGTTCAATAGCAACAGAATTCTTACAAGAACAATTTAAAAAAATTCTAAACATTAACATAGAAATCGAAAATGAAGAGTGGACAACGTTCTTAGGAAGCAGAAGAAGCGGGAATTACCAAATATCAAGCGTAGGATGGATAGGAGACTATTCTGATCCTTTAACATTTTTTGAAAGTTTATTCACAACAGAAAACCATTCTTTCGGATCATACCAATATTCCAATAAAGAGTATGACGCTTTAATAGCAAAATCTAATTTGGAACTTGACCCAATAAAAAGGCAAGACATTTTAAGAGAAGCTGAAGCAATAATAGTGGAAAAAGATTTTCCTATGGCACCATTATATATCCCTAAAGCTCATTACCTTTTCAGAAATGATAAATGGACAGGATGGACACCAAATGTTTCAGAAAGCTATTTATATGAAGACATTAAAACTAAAAAATAA
- a CDS encoding ABC transporter, with amino-acid sequence MLRFTLKKIIGIIPTLLAIVFLCFFVMRMAPGSPFDSEKPIDPQVKERLMEKYHLDKPFYIQAFYYISNVFKGDLGPSLKKKDLTVNQYIRLGFPKSLTLGVMSLIISLAIGIPIGILAAIYKNTYVDYIITSIAILGISIPLFVIGPILQYFFAIKWGLFYTSGWITERGGFLNLILPIITLSMPNIAIFARIIRGSMLEIIQSDFIRTARAKGLSFRKIVVKHMLRGAMLPVVSYIGPAFAAIISGSVVIEKIFRIAGMGMFITESALNRDYPVLMGGLLVYSIILLISILISDIIYKMLDPRV; translated from the coding sequence ATGTTAAGGTTTACTTTAAAAAAAATAATAGGAATAATACCAACTTTACTAGCAATAGTTTTTTTATGCTTTTTTGTAATGAGAATGGCCCCTGGAAGTCCATTTGATTCTGAAAAACCTATTGACCCTCAAGTAAAAGAAAGATTGATGGAAAAATATCATCTTGACAAACCGTTTTATATTCAAGCCTTTTACTATATTTCAAACGTCTTCAAAGGAGATCTGGGGCCTTCTTTAAAAAAGAAAGACCTTACGGTTAATCAATACATAAGATTAGGATTCCCAAAATCGCTTACACTAGGAGTAATGTCACTCATTATATCGCTAGCAATAGGAATACCAATAGGGATCTTAGCAGCTATTTACAAAAATACTTACGTAGATTACATAATAACATCAATAGCAATACTAGGAATTTCCATACCATTGTTCGTAATAGGGCCAATTTTACAATACTTTTTTGCAATCAAATGGGGCTTATTTTACACTTCTGGATGGATCACAGAAAGAGGAGGATTTTTAAATTTAATTCTACCCATAATAACTCTTAGTATGCCCAACATAGCTATTTTTGCAAGAATAATCAGAGGTTCGATGCTAGAAATAATACAAAGTGACTTCATAAGAACTGCACGTGCAAAAGGACTAAGCTTTAGAAAAATAGTTGTAAAACATATGCTAAGAGGAGCAATGCTGCCTGTGGTAAGTTATATTGGCCCAGCATTTGCTGCTATAATTTCTGGAAGCGTAGTTATTGAAAAAATATTTAGAATTGCTGGAATGGGAATGTTTATAACAGAATCTGCACTAAACAGAGATTACCCAGTATTAATGGGAGGGCTGCTAGTATACTCAATAATACTGCTCATTTCTATATTAATATCGGACATTATCTATAAAATGTTAGATCCAAGAGTATAG
- a CDS encoding ABC transporter substrate-binding protein, which yields MNFNKFEKIGKKFEIATLIIFAISLITCNNNSEKEKLAFKVYIGGAPSSLDPHLVDETIGARILEQAFSGLLTLNTKTGKLKPGLAKNWEVSKDKKTYQFYLRDNIVWSDGVAITAEGIRKSFLRILNKKTESTNVDMIKSIIKNGQEYFDEKVSDSELGIKAIDSKTLEITLTSPKPYFLELLLHHIFMPVPIHVIEKYKENWTNPENMVTSGPFKLKKRLPNEKIIFEKNEHYYNAKEVELEELVYITSDNDLTVYNMYKNNEIDAIFNSIPPDIVNEIKLQTDYYQHKSNAIYLYSFNTKIKPLDDSRVREALTLAIDRETLTYKVLNDGTVPTREITPNLENYNYGKKLILFDPERSKKLLTEAGYPNGKGFPILTLKYNTNETHKKIAAFIQDQWKKILNINIMLTNENWPVLTNSRNAGNFEIIRIGRIGEYLDPHTYFTIFTSENSQLASYRYSNLEFDALIRESDFEQDPIKRKNLLRKAESIIIEKDFPAAPIYIYSGHYLFRNDKWTGWNPSVSEVYYFSELKPIKNLQQN from the coding sequence ATGAATTTTAATAAATTTGAAAAAATCGGTAAAAAATTTGAGATAGCAACACTAATTATATTTGCCATATCTTTAATTACATGTAATAACAATTCGGAAAAGGAAAAATTAGCGTTCAAAGTGTACATAGGAGGAGCACCTTCATCGCTTGACCCACACTTAGTAGATGAAACAATCGGAGCAAGAATTTTAGAACAAGCATTCTCAGGACTCTTAACATTAAACACCAAAACAGGTAAGCTCAAGCCTGGACTTGCTAAAAATTGGGAAGTCTCAAAAGATAAAAAAACGTATCAATTTTATCTAAGAGATAACATTGTTTGGAGCGATGGAGTTGCAATTACTGCTGAAGGAATAAGAAAATCTTTTCTCAGAATTTTAAATAAAAAAACAGAATCTACTAACGTAGATATGATTAAATCAATAATAAAAAATGGTCAAGAGTATTTTGATGAAAAAGTGTCTGATTCTGAGCTTGGAATTAAAGCAATTGATAGCAAAACATTAGAAATAACACTAACATCTCCAAAACCCTATTTTCTTGAATTGCTTTTGCACCACATATTCATGCCAGTGCCTATTCACGTTATTGAAAAATATAAAGAAAATTGGACAAACCCTGAGAACATGGTTACCAGCGGGCCTTTTAAATTAAAAAAAAGATTGCCTAATGAAAAAATTATATTCGAAAAAAACGAACACTATTACAATGCAAAAGAAGTAGAGCTTGAAGAACTTGTATACATTACATCTGATAACGATCTAACTGTATATAATATGTATAAAAATAATGAAATTGATGCTATTTTTAACAGCATCCCACCAGACATTGTCAATGAAATAAAACTGCAAACCGACTACTATCAACACAAAAGTAATGCAATTTACTTATACTCATTTAATACTAAAATAAAACCCCTTGATGATTCTAGAGTTAGAGAAGCTTTAACGCTAGCCATTGATAGAGAAACTTTAACTTACAAAGTACTTAACGATGGAACAGTTCCCACAAGAGAAATAACTCCTAATCTTGAAAATTATAATTACGGCAAAAAATTGATTTTATTTGATCCTGAAAGATCTAAAAAGCTTTTAACAGAAGCTGGATATCCTAATGGGAAAGGATTTCCAATCCTAACGCTAAAATATAATACAAATGAAACTCATAAAAAAATTGCTGCATTTATTCAAGACCAATGGAAAAAAATTTTAAATATCAATATTATGCTTACTAATGAGAATTGGCCTGTTCTTACTAATAGCAGAAATGCGGGCAATTTTGAAATAATAAGAATTGGACGAATTGGGGAATATTTAGATCCACACACCTATTTTACTATCTTTACAAGTGAAAATTCACAACTTGCATCATACAGATATTCAAACTTAGAGTTTGATGCACTTATCAGAGAATCAGATTTTGAACAAGATCCTATAAAAAGAAAAAATTTACTTAGAAAAGCAGAATCAATAATAATTGAAAAAGATTTTCCTGCTGCACCAATATACATATATTCTGGGCACTATCTTTTCAGAAATGACAAATGGACTGGATGGAATCCTAGTGTATCAGAGGTTTATTATTTCTCTGAATTAAAACCAATTAAAAATTTACAACAAAATTAA
- a CDS encoding glycerol-3-phosphate acyltransferase: protein MFVQNESFGKYFKDMESDFVSQFKSVENVNYLDKSYRNADSNSRRLADRMIERLLESGSTIVGMQNILELYQKTKSGKSSIILMEHYSNFDFPCFQFLLCKMGYNDIADHIIPIAGIKLFRDNLFVKTLSLGYNAILVYPPHAFVGIGLEHARKRRVFNSNSMKRIYENKNNGYIILIFPTATRYRKGRPETKKIISEIGNYFKIFDYYLMIGVNGNVLEVSEDGDMSHDVFKRDTLIYNAGEVISIVEYKDKILNSLKDGQIEVTKEVLGLKIAEDLETRFRVLHAEGLEVYKKSF from the coding sequence ATGTTTGTACAAAATGAAAGTTTTGGTAAATATTTTAAAGACATGGAGAGCGATTTTGTAAGTCAGTTTAAGTCTGTTGAAAATGTTAATTATTTAGATAAATCTTATCGTAATGCAGATTCTAATAGTAGAAGATTGGCGGATAGAATGATAGAAAGACTTCTTGAGAGTGGGTCTACTATTGTTGGTATGCAAAATATTTTAGAGCTTTATCAGAAGACCAAATCCGGTAAGTCTTCAATTATATTAATGGAACATTACAGCAATTTTGATTTTCCCTGTTTTCAATTTTTACTTTGCAAAATGGGTTATAATGATATTGCAGACCATATAATTCCAATAGCTGGAATTAAGCTTTTTAGAGACAATTTATTTGTTAAAACCCTTTCTTTGGGGTACAATGCGATATTGGTGTATCCACCGCATGCATTTGTTGGAATTGGTTTGGAGCATGCTAGGAAAAGACGTGTTTTCAATTCTAATTCCATGAAACGTATTTATGAAAATAAAAATAATGGATATATTATACTGATTTTTCCTACAGCTACTAGATATAGAAAAGGAAGACCTGAGACAAAAAAAATAATTTCAGAAATTGGTAATTATTTTAAAATTTTTGACTATTATTTGATGATTGGAGTCAATGGAAATGTTTTAGAAGTTTCTGAAGATGGAGATATGTCTCACGATGTTTTTAAAAGAGATACTCTTATATATAATGCTGGTGAGGTAATAAGTATTGTTGAGTATAAGGATAAAATTCTAAACTCTTTAAAAGATGGCCAGATAGAGGTCACAAAGGAAGTTTTGGGTTTAAAAATTGCTGAGGATTTAGAAACTCGCTTTAGGGTTCTTCACGCAGAAGGACTTGAAGTTTACAAAAAGAGCTTTTGA
- a CDS encoding peptide ABC transporter ATPase, giving the protein MNSKKEIILKVENLIQTFTTGEDFLFWKNKQKVNAVNNISFEVEKNKTLGLVGESGCGKSTTLRSIMQLYTPTSGNIYFNNKNITKLSKKELLKTKKDMQMVFQDPHTSLDPRMTIKEIIAEPLEIYNENKILPKTKKEIEQRVNKLTDIVGLHKSMLARYPHEFSGGQRQRIGIARALALNPKLLLLDEAVSALDVSIRAQILNLLKTLQKEFNLSYLFISHDLAVVKYMSDKIAVMYLGVILELAPRETLFSNPIHPYTKMLIASIPEINPEKRKNKTIKLDEQTLANIRSIHLSNQVHPKLEEVEKDHFVSKYLFDEMNK; this is encoded by the coding sequence ATGAACAGTAAAAAAGAAATAATTCTTAAAGTAGAAAACTTAATACAAACATTCACAACTGGAGAAGATTTTTTATTTTGGAAAAATAAACAAAAAGTAAATGCGGTAAACAACATTAGCTTTGAAGTTGAAAAAAATAAAACTTTGGGACTTGTTGGAGAATCTGGCTGTGGAAAATCTACTACTCTTCGCTCAATCATGCAGCTTTATACACCAACTTCTGGAAATATTTACTTTAACAATAAAAACATAACCAAACTTTCAAAAAAGGAACTCTTAAAAACAAAAAAAGATATGCAAATGGTATTCCAAGATCCTCATACCTCGCTTGATCCAAGAATGACAATAAAAGAAATAATAGCAGAACCACTAGAAATATATAATGAAAACAAAATTCTTCCAAAAACAAAAAAAGAAATAGAACAAAGAGTAAATAAACTAACAGATATTGTTGGACTACATAAAAGCATGTTAGCTAGATATCCTCATGAATTTTCAGGGGGTCAAAGGCAAAGAATAGGAATTGCTAGAGCACTAGCTTTAAATCCTAAGCTTTTACTTTTAGACGAAGCTGTTTCTGCACTTGATGTATCAATCAGGGCTCAAATTTTAAACCTACTAAAAACTCTGCAAAAAGAATTCAATTTGTCTTATTTATTTATTTCTCATGACCTAGCTGTAGTAAAATATATGAGTGATAAAATTGCAGTAATGTACCTTGGAGTTATTCTCGAGCTTGCACCAAGAGAAACTCTATTTTCAAACCCAATTCATCCGTATACTAAAATGCTAATAGCATCTATTCCTGAAATTAACCCTGAAAAAAGAAAAAATAAAACTATAAAACTGGACGAACAAACCCTAGCAAACATTAGAAGCATTCATTTATCAAACCAAGTACATCCAAAACTTGAAGAAGTAGAAAAAGACCACTTTGTATCTAAATATCTTTTTGATGAAATGAATAAATAA
- a CDS encoding ABC transporter substrate-binding protein, with translation MKLQKSLFSIIFFLTLLCCNKEKKEEGVSFKISLGSEPSSLDPQLAEDSVASKMLDTMFRGLVTGDPNTGGNKPGLAKSWDISSDGTVYTFNLREKITWSDGVAITAEGIRKSFLRILNKETGSSYAEMVKSAIKNGQKYFEGQVSDSELGIRAINEKTLEITLESPKPYFIDMLVHQSFIPIPIHVTEKYGQSWTSPENMVVSGPFKLKERIPNEKYVLEKNDKYYDSSKVEVQDIVFYTTNDNSTAYKMYENEEIDAIFGSIPPDLIKNLKLRSDYYSSAINALYFYAFNTQIKPLDNVKVRKALTLAIDRETLTYKVLDNGTTPTRRVTPNFSSYSYAKDLELFNTEAAKTLLAEAGYPDGDGFPILKLKYNTSEANKKICEFIQNQWKKNLNITVELENEEWTTYLNTKANGNYEIARAGWVGDYADPLTFLSIFTKGYTQFSSYNYSNSEYNELIKKSDLELDPIKRQDILRKAEEIIIEKDFPIAPIYIYGNSYLFRNDKWTGWNTNISERFDLSQLKLKNK, from the coding sequence ATGAAATTGCAAAAGTCATTATTTTCAATAATATTTTTTCTAACTCTTCTTTGTTGTAATAAAGAGAAAAAAGAAGAAGGAGTATCATTTAAAATAAGCTTAGGATCAGAGCCAAGCAGTCTTGACCCCCAATTAGCAGAAGACAGTGTGGCATCAAAAATGTTAGATACAATGTTTAGAGGGCTTGTTACAGGCGATCCTAACACAGGGGGAAACAAACCTGGACTTGCAAAAAGTTGGGATATTTCCTCTGACGGAACAGTTTATACATTTAACCTAAGAGAAAAAATCACCTGGAGTGATGGAGTTGCAATCACTGCCGAAGGGATCAGAAAATCTTTTCTTAGAATTTTAAATAAAGAAACTGGTTCAAGTTACGCTGAAATGGTTAAATCGGCGATTAAGAATGGTCAAAAATATTTTGAAGGACAAGTGTCTGACTCTGAACTTGGAATTAGAGCAATTAACGAAAAAACATTAGAAATAACACTAGAATCTCCAAAACCCTATTTTATTGATATGTTAGTACACCAGTCATTTATTCCAATACCAATTCACGTAACCGAAAAGTATGGACAAAGCTGGACAAGTCCTGAGAATATGGTTGTTAGCGGTCCATTTAAATTAAAAGAACGAATTCCTAATGAAAAATATGTGCTTGAAAAAAATGACAAATACTACGACTCAAGCAAAGTAGAAGTACAAGACATTGTGTTTTATACAACAAATGACAACTCAACAGCGTATAAAATGTATGAAAATGAAGAAATAGACGCGATCTTTGGCTCCATACCACCCGATTTAATTAAAAATCTAAAATTAAGAAGCGATTATTACTCATCAGCTATTAATGCCTTATACTTTTATGCATTCAACACACAAATTAAACCACTTGACAATGTTAAAGTCAGAAAAGCATTAACTCTTGCTATTGATAGAGAAACACTCACGTATAAAGTTCTTGACAATGGAACTACCCCTACAAGAAGAGTAACTCCTAACTTTAGCTCATATTCTTATGCAAAAGATTTAGAATTATTTAATACTGAAGCTGCAAAAACCCTTCTAGCTGAAGCGGGTTATCCTGACGGTGATGGATTCCCTATTTTAAAATTAAAATATAATACAAGCGAAGCAAATAAAAAAATTTGTGAATTCATTCAAAACCAATGGAAAAAAAATTTAAATATTACTGTTGAACTTGAAAACGAAGAGTGGACAACTTACTTAAACACCAAAGCAAATGGAAATTACGAAATAGCAAGAGCCGGATGGGTAGGTGATTATGCTGATCCTTTGACATTTTTAAGCATATTCACTAAAGGATACACACAATTCTCATCTTACAATTACTCAAACTCAGAGTACAATGAACTTATTAAGAAATCTGATCTTGAGCTTGATCCAATAAAAAGACAAGACATCCTAAGAAAAGCAGAAGAGATAATTATTGAAAAAGATTTCCCAATAGCACCAATATACATATATGGAAATAGTTACCTTTTCAGAAATGACAAGTGGACTGGTTGGAATACCAATATTTCAGAAAGATTTGATTTGTCTCAACTAAAATTAAAAAATAAATAA
- a CDS encoding peptide ABC transporter permease yields MNSFEKQNEKSNSKLERRAWSRFKENKLAFGSLFVIGFYILIAILQPILPIYKYHTQVVEHSDLPPSFQAAGELWYKKEKNFIEKLAKKEKREINEDELNKLENIKRRIETEVQVIDKKEVKVHKRVYLLGTDNLGRDLLARLIQGSQISLSVGFIGAFLSMIIGTILGSIAGFFGGLPDKIITKTIEILYVLPYLLIVIILMAIMERSIIGLFIALAFVSWLTVARVVRGQVQSLSSSEFIQAAKTLGATNKRIILNHLIPNSIGMIVIFTTIRVPSFIMAEAFLSFLGLGISAPMTSWGELVQNGIATFVEYPWKIFIPAIVMTIFLLFMNFLGDGLRDAFDPKDSI; encoded by the coding sequence ATGAATAGTTTTGAAAAACAAAATGAAAAAAGCAATTCTAAACTCGAAAGAAGAGCTTGGTCAAGATTTAAAGAAAATAAACTGGCATTTGGCAGTCTTTTTGTAATTGGATTTTACATCTTAATTGCCATTCTACAACCAATCTTGCCAATATATAAATACCACACCCAAGTAGTAGAACATTCCGATTTGCCACCATCCTTCCAAGCTGCCGGAGAACTTTGGTACAAAAAAGAAAAAAATTTTATTGAAAAATTAGCTAAAAAAGAAAAAAGAGAAATAAATGAAGACGAACTAAACAAACTAGAGAATATAAAAAGAAGAATAGAAACTGAAGTACAAGTAATAGATAAAAAAGAAGTAAAAGTACATAAAAGAGTATATTTACTTGGCACAGACAATCTTGGAAGAGATTTGCTTGCAAGATTAATACAAGGCAGTCAAATCTCTCTTTCTGTAGGATTTATTGGAGCTTTTTTATCTATGATAATAGGAACTATTCTAGGCTCAATAGCAGGATTTTTTGGAGGATTGCCCGATAAAATAATAACCAAAACAATTGAAATTCTTTATGTATTGCCTTATTTGCTTATTGTAATAATACTAATGGCAATAATGGAAAGGAGTATAATAGGATTATTCATAGCGCTTGCATTTGTATCCTGGTTAACAGTAGCTCGAGTTGTACGAGGCCAAGTACAATCACTCTCAAGTTCTGAATTTATACAAGCAGCTAAAACCCTTGGTGCAACAAATAAAAGAATAATCTTAAATCACCTAATTCCTAATAGCATTGGAATGATAGTTATCTTCACAACAATAAGAGTTCCAAGCTTTATTATGGCTGAAGCATTTTTATCCTTTTTAGGACTTGGAATTTCAGCTCCAATGACAAGTTGGGGAGAATTAGTGCAAAATGGAATTGCAACATTTGTTGAATATCCATGGAAAATTTTTATTCCAGCTATAGTTATGACAATATTTCTATTATTTATGAACTTTTTAGGTGACGGGTTAAGGGATGCATTTGATCCAAAAGATAGCATCTAA
- a CDS encoding peptide ABC transporter ATPase, translating to MKKENILEIKNLAIEFRLKHTTIHPVNNINLSVKRGEIRAIVGESGSGKSVTSMAILKLLPELTTVYKSGEILFENQDLLKLSEKELLKIRGNKISMIFQDPMTSLNPFLRISTQLEETIILHQKLGKKEAKEKAIEMLKTVGVVNAEERIKHFPHQFSGGMRQRVMIAMALSCHPSLLIADEPTTALDVTIQEQILLLIKNLSKKFNTSTIFITHDLAVVAEICDTVSVMYQGKIVEEGTVEEIFNNPKHPYTIGLLKSILTLEHDPNKKLYSIKENPIKITKTSIEEF from the coding sequence GTGAAAAAAGAAAATATATTAGAAATAAAAAATTTAGCAATTGAATTTAGATTAAAACATACAACAATCCATCCCGTAAACAATATTAACCTATCTGTAAAAAGAGGAGAGATTAGGGCTATTGTTGGAGAATCCGGAAGTGGGAAATCTGTAACAAGCATGGCTATCTTAAAATTATTACCAGAACTTACAACAGTATATAAAAGTGGAGAAATACTATTTGAAAATCAAGATCTGCTAAAACTTAGCGAAAAAGAACTTTTGAAAATCAGAGGGAATAAAATATCAATGATATTTCAAGATCCAATGACTTCGTTAAACCCATTTTTAAGGATATCAACTCAACTTGAAGAAACAATCATCTTACACCAAAAATTAGGTAAAAAAGAAGCTAAAGAAAAAGCAATAGAAATGTTAAAAACTGTTGGCGTTGTAAATGCAGAAGAGAGAATAAAACATTTCCCTCATCAATTTTCAGGAGGAATGAGACAAAGAGTCATGATTGCCATGGCACTAAGCTGTCACCCATCCTTGTTAATAGCAGATGAGCCAACAACAGCTCTTGATGTTACAATCCAAGAGCAAATATTATTATTAATCAAAAACCTATCTAAAAAATTTAATACTTCTACCATATTCATAACTCATGATCTTGCCGTTGTTGCTGAAATTTGTGATACGGTGTCTGTAATGTATCAAGGTAAAATTGTAGAAGAAGGAACAGTAGAGGAAATATTTAACAATCCTAAACACCCTTACACTATTGGACTTTTAAAATCAATTCTTACACTAGAACACGATCCAAATAAAAAACTTTATTCAATAAAAGAAAATCCTATTAAGATAACAAAAACTAGTATTGAGGAGTTTTAA